The genomic window AGGATGACGCCGTCCTCGATCTGGACGTCCGTGACCTCGGCGGCCGTGTCGTCGGTCGAGAGCGTCCCCGTGTCTGCGGGTTGGCCACCGCCCTCGGGGTAGAACATCGTCTGATCGAGGACGACGTCGTACCCCTCCTCGCGCTCGAAGACGTCGAGCACGACGGCCTCGAACTGGGTGCGCTGCTGGTCGTCGTAGTAGAGCTTCTCGGTCTCGGGGAGGTCCTCGAAGCGGTCCTCCTCGTCCTCGTCGGCCGCCTCGACGGCCTCGGGGGTGTCGTGGCGCTGGGCGACGAGGCTGTAGAAGTCGTCCGGCACGTCGATCTCGGCGCCGGCCTCCTCGGCGATCTCCTCGACCATATCGGGCTGGATGCCGTGGGAGTCGTAGAGTTCGATCAGCTCCTCGGTCGGAATGGGCTCGCCCCGTTCCGCGTACTCCTCGGCCAGCGACTCGACGCGGCGGCCGCCGCGCTCTAAGGTCTCGCGGTACTTCTCGACCTCGGTGCGGACGATGTCGCGGATCGTGTCGCGGTTCTCGTACTCGAGGCGCTCGGCCTGCATGTCGACGAGTTCGTCCAGCGGCGCGTCGACGCCGGCGTTGTCACAGAGGCGCTTCGTGCGACGCAGGACCATCCGCGCGAGGTAGCCCGTCCCGACGTTCGAGGGGACGATACCGTCGCCGAGCATGTAGGCCAGCGTGCGGCAGTGGTCGGCGATGGCGTAGATGTCCTCGAGCGGCTCGACGAGATCGCGCAGTTCGTCGACGGAGACGCCGATTTCGGCGGCAATATCGCCGCGGGCGGCCTCGACGTCGTCGACGTCGTCGATATCGAGCTGCCCGGAGAGGCGGGCGGCACGGGAGACGACCTCGGTCTCCTCGTCGGTGTAGGAGAGGCCGGCGTTGTCCTTGAGGAAGTCGATCATCTCCGGGTAGATCGCCTCGTAGACCGTCGCCGTGCCCTGGCTCATCCAGGTCCACCGCTCGAGGCCGTAGCCGGTGTCGACGATGTAGGTGTCCATGTAGGAGTACCGGTTCCCGTCCTTGAGCTCGTACTCGCCCTCGGGGTCCTGCTCCATGCACATGAAGACCAGCGTGGCGATCTCGAGCCCGCGGTAGATGACCTCGATGGCGGGGCCGGCGTTGCCGCCGCCGACCCAGGGATCCTCGATGTAGGTGACCTCGCTGATGTCCGCGCCGAGTTCCTCGAGCAAACCGTCGCAGAGCTCGACGGTGCGGTCCTTCCAGTAGACCTCGCCGTGGTAGGCGTACTTGTCCTCGGGGATGTCCTCTCGCGTGTTGAACGCGTGGTGGGCCATCATCTCGAAGGCCATCGTGTGCCGCCCGGTCTTGCCGACGTTGTCGATGTCCTGCATCCGGATGCAGGGCTGGGACACCGTCAGCGGATTCGCCGGCGGCGGCGTCTCGCCGCTGGTGACCAGCGGCTGGAAGTCGTAGATCGACGCCTGCGTCAGCAGGACGTCGTCGCGCCAGCGGTTGGCGGCGACGGGGTAGGGATCGATCCGCTCGTGGTCGTGGTCCTCGAAGTACGAGAGGAACACCTCGCGCATCTCCGTCAGACTGTACTCCTCGTCGAAGCCGGGGTTCTCGATGAAGCCGTACTCCTCGCAGGGCGGCTCGCCGCACGTCTCCCGGTCGTGGTCGCGGGTCCAGAAGTGCGCGCCACAGGACGGACACTCCTTGCGTTCGAATCCTTCCTCCTCGAAGTACTCGAGGCGGTACTCGTCCGCCAGTTCGCTCATTACGTATGTGTTGGCCAGCCAGCGCCTAAAACAGTTCCGCAACGTTCAATCGGGCGAAATCGTTGGGCACGGCCGAAGCCGTCGGTTGCTGTGGGACGTTTCGTTAGCTCGCGGCCGTCCCATTGAAAAGGTATATACTATTGCCATTGATTTTATCGTGCAAGAGTCGAGATGGAGAACGCCGAACAAGTCACTCGAGGCGGCCGCGGGCGCTCGATTCGAGCGATCGGGGGGTAGCGATGCGATCGAGACGCTCCCTGCTCCGGACCGGTGGACTGGCCGCCGTCGGGACGCTCGGTGGCCTCGTCGCGTTACCGTCGCCGCCCGACGCGACGCCGATGGATCGAACGGCCGAAGCCGCCGCGCTGCCGAACGCGGTGGCCGGGTGGACCGACGATCAGATTACCCGCGAGACCGAGACACCGATCGCGCGCTACCAGTATCGAGCGACCGCTGCCGAACCCAACCGAACCGACCGCGAGAAGTTCGTCGCGACGTCGCCGATCAACGTCGTCCTCGTGCCAGACACCGAGACCGACGCGTCCGGCCTCGAGAGCGTCATGCAGGTGCTCGAGGCCGAGGGCTGGCTTCGCGACCCCGACGAGTACACGCGCTATGCCTGGGACCGGACCGAGGGTCGGTTCGTCCGCCAGCAGGCGACGGCCGCCGAATCCTACTTCGGCGCCAGCGGCCGCTTTCACGTGCGCTGCTGGTCGTTCGAGGGAATCGTCTCGATGCAGGTCCACGAGGACTCGGCCGCGCGGCCGAAACACGACGTCATCTCCTACGACCGCGGCCGGAAGTCGATCGCCGCCACCTTCGACGCGGCCGGCTGGGAGGTCTCGCCGGACGCGATCGATCTCGACAACGGCCAGCGCGATTACGACGGCCTCGCGGCCGTCATCACGGAGTCGCCATGAGCACCGACGACCGCCGCGGATTCGACCTCCGATCCGCAGTCGGTACCGTTCTCGACCACCCACTGGTCGGCCTCGAGCGCCGTCGAACGGCGATCGCCGTCGCGTCTCTGGCCGCCCTGATCGGGCTGTTCGCCGTCAGCTACGCGGGAGCGACCGTCAGGGTCGACGGCGCGCTGCTGGACACGCTGTCGCTCGGGTTCGATCACGTCAGCACGGTCCTGATCGTCGCCGCGACGGTGACGATCACGATCGGCCCGTTCGCCTACGCGATCTGGAACGGCGGACCGGGACTCGCCTTCGCGATTCCGCTGGTGCCGATCGCCCTCGGCGACCTCGCGGCGGGGCAGTACGTCCTCGGCGTCGATACGGCGGTCGCGCTGACCACCGGTGCGGTCGGGAGCGCGCTCGCCCTCTACGCGGCCGACGTTCGAACTGCGGACTCGCTTCGTCCCTGGCGGACCGCCGGCGGCCCCGC from Haloterrigena sp. KLK7 includes these protein-coding regions:
- the alaS gene encoding alanine--tRNA ligase — encoded protein: MSELADEYRLEYFEEEGFERKECPSCGAHFWTRDHDRETCGEPPCEEYGFIENPGFDEEYSLTEMREVFLSYFEDHDHERIDPYPVAANRWRDDVLLTQASIYDFQPLVTSGETPPPANPLTVSQPCIRMQDIDNVGKTGRHTMAFEMMAHHAFNTREDIPEDKYAYHGEVYWKDRTVELCDGLLEELGADISEVTYIEDPWVGGGNAGPAIEVIYRGLEIATLVFMCMEQDPEGEYELKDGNRYSYMDTYIVDTGYGLERWTWMSQGTATVYEAIYPEMIDFLKDNAGLSYTDEETEVVSRAARLSGQLDIDDVDDVEAARGDIAAEIGVSVDELRDLVEPLEDIYAIADHCRTLAYMLGDGIVPSNVGTGYLARMVLRRTKRLCDNAGVDAPLDELVDMQAERLEYENRDTIRDIVRTEVEKYRETLERGGRRVESLAEEYAERGEPIPTEELIELYDSHGIQPDMVEEIAEEAGAEIDVPDDFYSLVAQRHDTPEAVEAADEDEEDRFEDLPETEKLYYDDQQRTQFEAVVLDVFEREEGYDVVLDQTMFYPEGGGQPADTGTLSTDDTAAEVTDVQIEDGVILHRADENPGKGEFVNGQIDGGRRRQLMRHHTATHIVIHAARQVLGEHIRQAGAQKGVDSSRIDVRHYDRISRADVREIESLANELVMDNVQVTQEWPDRHDAEAEHGFDLYQGGIPPGEQIRLIQVADDIQACGGTHVARTGDIGSIKILNTERVQDGVERITFAAGEAAIESTQRTEDALYEAAEILDVSPEDVPETAERFFEEWKARGKEIEDLTEQLAAARAGGGGGGEEVEVGDRTAVVDRIDADMDELRATANALVEEGKIAVLGSGQSGAQFVVAVPDDSSVNAGEVVGELAGRVGGGGGGPPDFAQGGGPNVEDLDAALEDAPDVLRQIQDV